One genomic window of Terriglobales bacterium includes the following:
- a CDS encoding efflux RND transporter periplasmic adaptor subunit: MILMLSVAALVITGLGFVKFRQVKAAVAEHAAFQPPPEAVTTIAARQDEWPATLSAIGSVVAVRGVTVSADLPGIVERISFDSGNAVKEGAVLVQLDTKQERAQLADAEAQRDLARANYARAQELVKAGVISRVEYDRATADQRQTDAKVAEIRAIIERKTIRAPFSGILGLRQVNLGQYLSGGSPVVPLQSLDPIYVNFSVPQQAVGQLRVGQVLRVTTNDDARLEFSGRVTAVDSVVDAATRNVQVQATLANPQGKLRPGMFVQTTLALGGSDTVITLPTSSISYAPYGDSVFVVTDLKGPNGQSYRGVRQTFVKLGAQRGDRVAVLSGVNQGEEIVTSGTFKLRNGAAVQANNNVQPGNSLSPKVEER, translated from the coding sequence ATGATCTTAATGCTGTCGGTTGCGGCCCTGGTCATTACCGGCCTCGGTTTTGTGAAGTTTCGTCAGGTGAAAGCGGCGGTTGCGGAACACGCTGCCTTCCAGCCTCCCCCAGAGGCAGTCACGACCATCGCTGCCCGCCAGGACGAATGGCCGGCCACCCTGAGCGCCATCGGGAGCGTGGTCGCGGTCCGTGGAGTCACGGTCAGTGCCGACCTGCCCGGCATCGTGGAGCGCATCTCGTTCGATTCTGGAAACGCGGTCAAGGAAGGCGCCGTCCTGGTGCAGCTCGACACCAAGCAGGAGCGCGCCCAATTGGCCGACGCCGAAGCCCAGCGTGATCTTGCCCGCGCCAACTATGCCCGCGCGCAGGAACTGGTGAAGGCAGGCGTCATTTCGCGGGTGGAGTACGATCGCGCTACCGCCGACCAGCGGCAGACCGACGCCAAAGTCGCCGAGATCCGCGCCATCATCGAGCGCAAGACCATCCGCGCCCCGTTTTCCGGCATCCTCGGCCTCCGCCAGGTGAACCTGGGCCAGTACCTTTCCGGGGGCAGCCCGGTGGTGCCGCTGCAGTCGCTCGATCCCATCTATGTGAACTTTTCCGTGCCCCAGCAGGCCGTGGGACAGCTCCGCGTGGGCCAGGTCCTGCGGGTCACCACCAATGACGACGCCAGGCTGGAATTCAGCGGCCGGGTCACCGCCGTGGACTCCGTGGTGGACGCCGCCACCCGCAATGTCCAGGTCCAGGCGACCCTGGCCAATCCCCAGGGCAAACTGCGTCCCGGCATGTTCGTGCAGACCACGCTCGCCCTGGGCGGCAGCGACACCGTCATCACCCTTCCCACCTCGTCCATCAGCTACGCCCCGTATGGCGACTCGGTCTTCGTCGTGACCGATCTGAAGGGCCCGAACGGGCAGAGCTACCGCGGCGTGCGCCAGACGTTCGTGAAGCTCGGAGCGCAGCGCGGTGACCGGGTTGCCGTTCTTTCCGGCGTGAACCAGGGGGAAGAGATCGTGACCTCGGGCACCTTCAAGCTGCGCAATGGCGCGGCCGTCCAGGCCAACAATAATGTCCAGCCCGGCAATAGCCTGTCCCCCAAGGTCGAGGAGCGCTGA